From one Nitrosococcus halophilus Nc 4 genomic stretch:
- a CDS encoding energy transducer TonB yields MRFLVAIAIAGLVNLGLFLLMSYMIAGQDGVRPEDENMTMVEFVRLKREPDSPELKQRKLPKKPPPPEKLPPPPTTMPKSRPPQPNVPTLPAEVPAIDLPLSLKGTGPYLGDYKVSPSAPASGETILSAREGEVIPLVRTLPRYPRNAARRRLEGSVTIEFIIMKDGSVRDPKVVEAHPPGVFDRAALEAIKKWKFKPKLMEGEPVEQRATQEIEFNLPG; encoded by the coding sequence GTGAGATTTCTCGTCGCTATTGCCATTGCGGGGTTAGTCAACCTGGGGCTATTCCTGCTGATGTCTTATATGATTGCTGGACAGGATGGCGTGCGGCCAGAGGACGAGAATATGACCATGGTGGAGTTTGTGCGGTTGAAGCGAGAACCGGATTCGCCGGAGCTCAAGCAGCGGAAATTACCGAAAAAACCTCCGCCGCCAGAGAAATTACCGCCGCCACCCACCACAATGCCAAAGTCGCGGCCTCCCCAGCCTAATGTACCCACACTGCCGGCTGAGGTTCCCGCCATTGATTTGCCCCTGAGCCTTAAGGGAACGGGACCCTATCTAGGGGACTATAAGGTCTCTCCTTCTGCCCCGGCATCAGGAGAGACGATTCTCTCGGCCCGTGAAGGTGAAGTCATTCCCTTGGTGCGAACCCTTCCACGTTATCCACGGAATGCAGCGCGCCGCAGGCTTGAGGGTTCGGTTACCATAGAGTTTATTATCATGAAGGATGGCTCGGTGCGTGATCCTAAAGTGGTTGAAGCTCATCCGCCGGGGGTGTTTGACCGGGCTGCCCTAGAGGCCATCAAGAAGTGGAAATTCAAGCCCAAACTGATGGAGGGGGAGCCGGTCGAGCAGCGTGCGACTCAAGAAATCGAATTTAACCTGCCCGGATGA
- a CDS encoding ExbD/TolR family protein codes for MRQRHSQRQSGSAVNINLTPLIDMVFILLIFFIVTTSFVKETGVEVNRPSAQTAVREERGNILIAVRANNEIWMDERQIDIRTVRANVERMHAENPEGAVVIVADKDSKTGLVINVMDQVRLAGVTDVSIAATKAQ; via the coding sequence ATGAGGCAACGACACAGCCAACGGCAGAGTGGCTCGGCGGTCAATATCAACCTGACACCGCTCATTGACATGGTTTTCATTTTATTAATTTTCTTTATCGTGACCACCTCTTTTGTCAAAGAAACGGGGGTAGAAGTCAATCGGCCCTCAGCACAGACGGCGGTTCGTGAGGAGCGGGGCAATATTTTAATTGCCGTGCGCGCCAATAACGAGATCTGGATGGATGAGCGCCAAATTGATATCCGTACAGTACGGGCCAATGTGGAGCGTATGCACGCCGAAAACCCAGAGGGAGCTGTAGTCATTGTGGCCGACAAGGACTCCAAAACCGGATTGGTGATTAACGTGATGGACCAGGTCAGGTTGGCTGGAGTGACGGATGTCTCCATTGCAGCCACTAAAGCGCAGTGA